From the genome of Labeo rohita strain BAU-BD-2019 chromosome 12, IGBB_LRoh.1.0, whole genome shotgun sequence:
GTAGACATAGGCGTAGTAGATGTTAGCCGAGACATTGATGAATATAGAGCAGACTAGAGGCTCTCGTCGAGGCCTGTGGTTGGACCACAATCCAAAGAGTGGTGAGGCCACCATCTGGCCCAAACTATATGCAGCAACAACCCATCCCAAAAAACTGGCATCTGCACTTTCATCAAtctaaaaaagacaaacagagcATGATTGACTGACTTGCAAGACGGTCACAAACTAAAAGAgcttgaaaaaaattactgtggaacaaaaatatttaaacgtTCTGATCTGAGTGATCcgtacaaaataaaacaacagctACCAAATTGCATCAATATACTTATGTTTTGCACTGCAGTTGACTGCTTTTCATGCTCTTAATCAACTGTCCAAGCGTGCAAAAACTCATGCTTCACTTAACAGAACATCAACTTATTTAAatagatagttcacccaaaaatgaaaatcacctCATGGTTTAcccaccctcaagccatcctaggtgtatatgacgaTCTtcttcagacaaatacaatcagagttatattaaaaaatttcctggctcttccaaactttataatggcagtgaatgggtgctgagattttgaagtccaataaagtgcatccatccatcataaaaagtactccacatggtaCCAAAGAGttaatatccatatttacaactttataaactgtaatctctagcttctgctaactgtcatatgcacaatcatgagagagtggcattccagcggatTATGTAGGACGTAGGTGAAGGCAGTGATAAACACAGAAGCACAGTCGAGAgccaaacaaaacactggtcacgaattagaagggcaaaacgaggatttgtaatgaaaaatatcagaggatttcgatataagccaagaagaGGGAGGTTTTCCTTTGCTGCAAACAAAACATGGTTTTTGCAAGACTAGCATTTTCTCATTGGcgtttattaaccccccggagccatgtggagtacttttatgatggatggatgcacttcattggacttcaaaatctcaacacccattcactgccattataaagcttagaagagccaggacattttttttttaatataactcagattgtatttgtctgaaagaccaaagtcatatacacctaggatggcttgagggtgagtaaatcatgggataattatcatttttgggtgaactatccctttaaataaaccattttttatgTGTGGTGTTCTGAATAACCCTAAATCTAACTGCACACACTTCTGCATAGTCTACACAAAGGATACATTTAAATAGCAGATCTCAGgttctatatatattcattcaCAGAATTTAAACCCCTATGGATTTTACAGAGCATTTTCATTTCTCAGGGGAAATGACTGAATGATAAAAATCAACAGGTTTTAGTTGATGCATTTAAGAATCTTTGGCACACTTTCTTAGAAATGAAAGGCACATATAACTACTTCTCTGTTTCACTTCCAGTTTGTGAGTCAAGCTCAGCTGAGGGAATCACgctttgaaaataatttatagaAGTGCCATACTAATGAACACTTTCTTCACTCAAATCTTAACTGTACAGAATACACTTTGTTCTTGTAAATCAAACACGTTGCTAGAAACATAAGGTCATGGATTTGATTCCGAAGAAATGCATCAACTAGCCCAAGTACAATGTAATATAAAGTGTGTAAATGCAAATACACTTACATTCTTCAGATATGGCCAGATGGAAGTGATGACAATTGTAAAACCTAAGAAAAAACACATTGCAATCACTAATACATATTACACACATTTACTTTGTACTATACAAACACTGCAACTAACTGTAACTGCAAGAGCTGTACAAACACATTCCTGTTTATTacacatttactattttttacgAATTTCAAAGGCATAAATTGAATTGCACAGTTTACAGTTACACAACGTGTCCTGACACTGCACAAACATCTTGCAGGTTACAGCAGGTTTTCAGCTCTAAAATAAACTGATACATATATGTTCACTGAACCAGACAGAACAAAACATCTGCACAAACGTGCTCAACTGTGATCTGATCAGTAAGAAAGCAGAAATATGGCTGTGAGAGAgtaaaaacatgcatgtttttacCAACACTACTGAGGAACATGGTGAAGTACATGACCCTGATGGACCTCCAGCGGCTTCGGTCTGCATCTCCATCACTTATAGAGGAAAAGACAATTTATTAACATTCATGGATATACAAATAACAAACACAGCTCTGGATTCTTTTAAACTTAAGCCTATTTAATTACAGTGATTTCATGCATTAGCATGTTATGTCAGTATTATGACaggcagtgttgggggtaacgcattacaagtaaagCGAGTTATGTAAcaacaatattacttttttcaagtaactagtaaagtaacgcattacttttgaaattctaagaaaatatccgagttactttttcaaataagtaacgccagttacttttccccccatttactgattgacaagtctcctgtcgggaaattggaAGTAAACATGatattactgtattctagactaaatgtaaacatgcattaattcatctcactcacaaaaaacagactcagtattcctcaaaatgaataaaaacagtgaaatgcaaactcagaatacgACGCAACCCTGCATGCaataattatgttaaataaaacaaatatcctttatgcatttaatctaatttgtgaccctggatcacaaaacagTAAGggtcgtaagggtcattttttcaaaattgagatttatatatcatatgaataaataagcttttcattgatgtatagtttgttagttgtatctctgccaaagaTACATTGTCCTATCctgtttaaaaatcaggaatctgagggtgcaaaaaatcaaaatattgagaaaatcaccattcaagttcttcaaataatgaaaaaaaattaagttttcatacatttacagtaggaattttacaaaatatcttaatggaacatgatctttacctaatttcctaatgatttttgccataaaagaaaaatcaataattttgacccatacaatgtatttttagctattgctacaaataaaccccagaagttttgtggtccagggtcacattttattaaccagtgtctttgctgctgaccttcgctgatgcaattcaaccatactaataagcaaaaattgctttagataaactaacatttgtgcttcatttttaaagctgaggcgtgatctcctgcataaatgtacttttctttcagcctgaggtgaattcatttcactcttgatgtaaaagggcttttacattagaattgttttatattaaaaacaaagatgcaAGCCCTGCCTATATGTAAAAAGTAACGCGttactttctataaaaaagTAACGTACTTCGTTACtatttcagggagtaacgcaaaattgtaacgcattacttttaaaagtaactttccccaacactgatgacAGAAGCTCATGAAAGACCTAACATTCATATCTTCACTCTCCCCAGTGAATGTCAACTTTCACACTGATATGAGTTAATCTATTTTGAACGTTTCAAGAAGTTGTGCATTAGTAACAGAAATGCCCTTGTGACATAACACACAGACAACATTGTTAAAGTGCTCGAGTCAAATACTTTTGAGTTCAGACATAATTTCAGAACAGAAAACAAGATCAGCCCTGCCGGACTGCGTCAGTACAAATGCAATTATCAAAACCTTACCTTGTAATGTCGCCTCTTAGAAGCGGTGTGTTTTCGTCAGACTCCACAAGTGACATTGTTAGTGATTAAGCAGCTTGCAAAAATGAAACGACGACACGACTGATTTCATTGAATGTCAGCTCTTTACATTGACTTGCTATCTAAAATCAAGTTAACTGATTGAAAACTGTCTGGATTTGCACAACACATATGTCGAAAATGCATTCAGGTCTTTGTATAATATTCCCATGTTAGCTGTTACAGGAACAGTAGTGTTAAGCGTAATTCGGCGTTATTTCAAGCGCAGTCTAAAGTCCATTGGTGTTGTCGATTCAGCGTAAACCTAATTTCTCTGAGCGTTCTCACATGtgaacagtgaaaaaaaaaaaacaaaaaaaaaaaaacaaacagaaaacagccaCCACGAccacacttcaaaataaaagcccattaccgttttttttatcttaaactactattttatatttttataaatgatatcttaaatatataatatattttaattatatattatgttttaattacatatatacatatgataaataattatgtataaaattatatattattctaaaattatattattgtaatgattttaatgtttttaacgaATCCTCtcatgcttatcaaggctgcatttacttgatcaagaatacagatatatttttaaaaattgttaccggtttaaataatggttttctattttaatatattttaaaatataatttattcctgtcatgcaaagctgaattttaataatcagcatttactccagtcttcagtgtcaaatgtgaccctggaccacaaaaccagtcataagggtcaatttttcgaaattgagctttatacatcacctgaaagctgaataaataaactttccatagatgtatggtttgttatgataggacaatatttggcagagatacgactatttgaaaatatggaatctgagggtgcaaaaaaatcaaaatattgagaaaatcagctttaaagttgtccatatgaagctcttactaatgcatattactaatcaaaaattaagttttgatatatttacaataggaattttacaaaatatcttcatgaaacatgatctttacttaattccctaatgatttttggcataaaagaaaaatcaataattttgacccatacaatgtatttttggctattgctacaaatataccccagcgacttaagactggttttgtggtccagggtcacaaatgatccttcagaaatcattctaatatgctgatttattacttttattatcaatgttcaaaatagctgtgctgcttaatattttgttttgcaacctgtgattcttttaatgaataaacagtttatttatgcataatataaatcttttctaacagtataagtctttgctttttttttttttatttatcaatttacACATTCTTGGTgaaaagcattcatttttttcccctcaaaataataataacataaaataatctgtttatattgttacaaaagatttctgttttcaaataaatgcagttctttttaacttttaaaatattacattgtaCCATTGATGATACATAACAACACtgaataataaatcagcatattagaatgatttctgaaggatcatgtgacactgaagactgagaaatgatgctgaaaattcagctttgcatcacaggaataaattacattttaaaatatattctcacagaagacagttattttacattaaaataatatgtcacagtattgctgtttttcaggatttttgatcaaataaatgcagtcttgatgagcgtaaattaaaaaataaataaataaataaattccacacttatgaatggcagtgtatatataaattgagatttaaatttttgtcaATACTGCACCTGTACTCatctttgggaaaaaaaaacccaactgTTTTCTtagttttcttgtaaattataTTAGTTTGTAGGGttcatattaatataattgtgAGCAAACTAATGCTTAACAATTTGGTCCGCACAGGACATTTCATCTGATCTGGTTCTCAACCTAGCCCTGCTTTACGGGAAGGTCACAGTTCAGGGGACTGAAGATAAATGTGAAGATGGTGATGATATGAATAGGTATGAGAGCAGCAGCCTTTCTATCAGCGAGATAAGGATGAACCATGCAgacaaaacactgaaaaaaagttttctttttatcCTGCAGATCTACTTACTTGTGTGAAGTGGCTTTTTCAGCTTTGACCCAAATCTAAACCAAGGAGAGGAACAAACTCAAAGTGGTAAACTGCCTTATTTCAGCAGTGGCATCAACTGCACAAAAACTTCTTCTCAAAAATCTCTTCAAAGAGAGAAGAATCACTATGAATGAGCCTCAGTTGTTTCGTTTTTTCTCCCACAGTACTAATATTTGGTATTTTGGttgagttattatttattattataataatatctaTTTCTGTAATCAGTACAATAATCACTTTACTagcagattaaataaaaatatgttattttatgaataagCTTGAACTTGAGAAATATATCATGGCAATCACAAGtcacaaatgtaatttaaaaatggatTTGGATTTCAAGAAAGCTCTAAAGACGGTTTATTGAGATTTCATATTAATTCACCATGTTTTTACAGTAGTTAACAATAGGCTAACTGTAGTGGTTGGTGGCGGTATGTATTTGTTGTACACCATCAGCACCACCCACCGTAACAAAGGAAAATTACACAACAAACCTTTTCATGAACATCAGTATTTCCTCACACTCCATGTGATTTACTCTGGAGTCAGTTTTATTGGCGCCTAGAAGAAACAAAATTGTTCGGTAAGATATGATAATTATAACAGCAAATATGGAATTAACATACTAGCAAAGACATATAATATCTGAGTATATGGTGAGATATGATAAATATAACAGCAGATATgcaattaacatatttacaaagACAGATAATATCTGAGTATATAAAGTTGTGTGCAAAAACAATGAAGAGCATGTACCGGTTTCGTGAGCAGCGGCAGTTAGAAAAGTTAGAAAAGGTTCACGTTCGACTAAATGTCCCGCCCCCCGGCTGAAAGAGAGGATTTGATTGGTTAAACCACGGTGTTGGCACGCCGTTGGCACGAGATCCTATAGGTCCCATGCTCGTAGGGAGAGTctagatttatttatatttttaacaaatgaaacaagCATGTCCTCAGTAATTTGACGAAAAAACctttgcattgtttttaaagGGTCATAAATCTTTGCCAGTgatatataatgaaaatgattagGTTATACAGATAACACACAGGATTTTACTATGTCTAGCAGCCTTCTATGGATAGAagtttaagaaagaaagaaagaaaaatgatgcCCCCTTGCTGAGGACAGTACcacataaaaatgcatgaactgTCAATTAaatactatatgtgaccctggaccacaaaaccagtcataagggtcaattttttgaaattgagctttatacatcatctgaaagctgaataaataagctttccatagatgtatgtttgttatgataggacaatatttggcagagatacgactatttgaatatgtggaatctgagggtgcaaaaaaatcaaaatattgagaaaatcactcctaacaatgtatattactaatcaaaaattaagttttgatatatttacagtaggaattttacaaaatatcttcatggaacatgatttttacataatttcctaatgatttttggcataaaagaaaaatctatcattttgagccatactatgtatttttggctattgctacaaatttaccccagcgacttaagactggttttgtggtccagggtcacatattaaattatacttAAATTATAGTTGTGTTCTCCGTACAGTAGTGCAGTGCAATAAATAGACATATGGTGaccttattttgttttattaatacgCTTGTATAATCATTCAGAGcttatataaaaatagattaaCATTTGCAAAGACAGTACCTACACATAAACACTGATATAATAAATATCTTGTAGTTATCTTATTAATGGTTACAGGATGAACAGACAACGCTCAGAGAaataatttgtgtcaaaacaCATACTCTTACTTGCATACATGTAAGTAGACAAGCttagatacatttttataattattgagccacataaaatatgaatagataaattatataaattaataaaaagatataaagaGGCTAAAAGGAATCATTTTGTAGTTTTAATAGCTCTCATTAAGTGGGCCCAGCCCACAAAGGTGTTAATTTGTCTGAATGAAATGGTTACTTTGGTTTCAGTGAATCATTGTTGAGGTATAAATGTTCAAACAGAAAGATGATCTCTTAAACCTGTTCTGTATTTAAAAGCGACTATGCTCTTGAGGAGACCATACGGTTATAACTCCCCTGCCATCCAGCAGGGCAAAGAAAGGGTACAGTTTCTCACGGAAGTGTCCTGTGAAGGTGTAGATGTGTGATTTGTTCTCTGCGTTGTAGAACGAAATCTGTCCCTCCTCGTAATCGATGTATATTCCCATCCTTTGGGGCACCAGCAGCATTGGCAGTGCTGTTTCGGGATTGGTGCATGCGAAAAACTGTCGTGTGCTGCGCCACAGGACCCAATAACCAGTAGAGGGATTCATTGGAAAGCGGCCATGCCTTTTTGAGGATGCAGTTGTCACTCCAACTTTCCAGTAGCCATTGTTTGCAAATTCCACTTCCCAGTAATGACGGCCACTCATGTAGCCCTCCCAGCCCAGGACGCAGGGCAAGATATCAAATCGCTGAGGGTTGCAAGGCACATTGGACTCTGTTTGGCCCTCCTGAACCTTCTTGTGGTCAGCAGAGAGCAGCAGCCAAGGTTGGTTGGTCATGGGATCAAGAGTTACATCAGCTATTTGAGAGAAAGACGTGAAGGCGTTATGGACTAATGCATTTAACACTTTGTTAATGCTGGAGTGAAAGGCTTTATATGACAGAAACTCACCTCCTGCACTGAGAATCCAATTCCACACTggaaaataagagaaaaatacacaatttaatACTCAATTGACTAGTTAAGTTAATCATCATGACAGTTAGACCAATACACTCCCATAGCATAACTATGGACTCTTTTTACAGACATTTCCACAGTTATTAACACTGTAAATTTAgcaaagttttttatatatttttattaatgtacactaccagtcaaaagtttttgaacagtaagatttttaatgtttttaaagaagtctcttctgctcaccaagcctgcatttatttgatccaaagcacagcaaaaacagtaaaattttgaaatatttttactatttaaaataactgttttctatttgaatattttaaaatgtaatttattcctgtgatttcaaagctgaatttctggcattattactccagtcacatgattctttagaaataattctaatattctgatttgctgtttaaaaacatttattattatgctgaaaacagctgagtaaattttttccGGTTCTCTAATGtatagaagaacagcatttatctgaaatagaaatgtttaacattataaatgttataaattataaatgtctttatcatcatttttgatcaatttaaagcatccttgataaataaaagtattattttattatcaaaaaaattacactgacatgcttttgaatggtatagggtatattgttacaaaatgttttttataaagaTAAATCCTCATCTTTTTATTGTTGCTGTACTTggtgcttggtgagcagaagagatttctttaaaaaacattactgactGACTGATAGTGTACATTTACacaatgctttgttttattttaccttGGTGTTAAATTTCAGAGAAATATTCAACTCAAATTTGACATATTTCTTTTACCAAAATCAATCTCACAATATTTTCCCCCTCTTTTGTCACAGAAACGCTATAGTTTTTTAATATCTCAAATGTGCTTCATGGACTCtgataaaaagtattaaaaacagTTACCTGAATTAGGGATGTATCGTGCCATGCctgttcaaaaacaaaacaaaaaaaaacaacaagaagaCAGTTACTAATATTAATTGGTGCACTTCTCAgctttattcatattttcagcattattagtTTCAGGTTAAATTTCAGTTCCCTCACCAGCTTTCCAGATGCGTTGCTTAGCTGAAAGCCATAGATGAGGAACCATGCCCTATagggtcacaaataaatataaaaaacatgaattagCAGCAAGCAATCTTAATAAAGGGATCCTATTAGACACCCTGCATctattatactgtaaattacggttaaaatgacatgatatgtgatatagatatatagacttTGTTGTTTGAAGTTGCAAATCAAGTAAGTGGACCTGTCGCCAAAGCTTTACCACACAGATAACATGTTaagttatgatttttaaaatcatcatttgataaattattttacatcacTTTTAAACAAACACGGGTCAGTGTGCTATAAACCTGCTATAAATGCTGCTTTCTTGTACTTTGCTTGTTAAATGAGAATTCCCCGAAATTACCCGTCCGTAATTTCATCAGTACTATCTCTGAAGGCAATTAAATTTTATAGCCTCACACTGTGAGCCTGATAAGAAAACTCATATAGGACATATTCTATCACAGGTATGGAACTATTGTTTGTTTCTTCAATACGATAAAGTGCTGTGATATTGAcacaaaattagtttttcacTTATATAATCGCCATTTCCTCATAAAAATGGCACCGCTTTTTCAAAATAGTGAAAGAAGTGCATTCACAGCCATCATACCTTGCTGTCTTCTTTCAGCAAACTCCAAGTGATGAACTCTAGTAGTGGCATGAGGGAAACCAGCCTCTTCTTCTTCAGTCCCAGGAGACGCAACAGCCGTGCCAGGTCATCTCCCAACACTCCAGAGCTCTGCATTTCGACAGAAAGAACAAATGTAACATCACTTCTGATTATCTTATCCTTTAGGCTTTTAAAGATAAACTAATTCTGAGAAAGCTGAAAATCATGACTGGACTTAGGACAACTTCATGTGTTTGTGACTGGATAAGAGACCCGATAATATAGATATGCTTGCTATCCCACCTCTGATACAATCTGTATCTCTTTGGCCCACTTTGTGACCCTCTTCTGTAGCACCTCACTCTCATCTTTATCCTCTTCCATCTCTTGATTAATCCTCTCCTTCATCCATGGATGCTTTTTAGACAGCTAGATTTCACACAGGCACAAAGAAAGCTTAGTTATACATATAGGATGACTGTgacatttgtcttttttgtaaTATAGTCAGTTTTACCTTGTCTACACTTTGAAGTTCACTGGCCCACTGCAGAATAAGCTTGCGACTCTCTTCAAGGCTGCGCTCAGTTCTGGGATCTGGACGTTCTGCCTGACTGCTGCACCCTTCCCCGGGATCATCCTCATTCTGTGAATCACAGACACACATTTATGAATGCACAATATATAGGAAGCATTGATTTTGAATATGTAATTGTGCAAGTGACGTCCCCTATTTTTACATTGGCCATCATCTAATGCTCactcaaagggatagttcacccaaaacttctgttattattactcaccctcatgtcgttccaaacccgtaagacctttatttgtcttcagaacacaaattaagatcttGATTAAGAATCCAaaagctctctgaccctccatagacagcgaGTGTCCTACCACGTTCAAGTTCCaaaaaggtaccaagaacatcgacaaaatagtccatgtgacatcagtgggtCAATCTGTGGTGCCGCTAATGTGTAGAAAACTCATGTGCTGTGCCTTGTTTACGGAAAGCACCCGTATGCATCATGGTACTCTCCAAAATAGCGCAGCGGTGATGAAAGAAATGGTCAGAGacctcttggatttcataaaaaatatcttcatttgtgttcagaagatgaacaaaggttttacgggtttgcaacgacatgagggtgagtaattactgacagaattatcatttttgggtgaactatccctttaatctttCATATTGTGATACCCAATCAGGATATTAAAGAACTTCcttttatattgtgttttgtaCTGCTTTTGTTAgctgaaatgaataaatgaactgaacaaaaaacaaacaaaaaaaacaataggcCGAGAATTTCAAACGCAGAATTTCTAGGTTATTGATGTAAGGAATTATTGACGACAggccattgaattattagaaaataatgcacacctgaAGTGGTGATCCGGCCACGACACGAAGGAATTATTCCACTTATAATAAggttaccacacctcaagaCATTGTATTTCAAGACATTCGTCCGTTTTTTGTTCTTAAAACGACATTATAAGTAAGGTTAATTTTGTACGAagactattaaaatgtaattttgcatCAAACCCATTTATTTACTTGGTCACTGTCATCGTGGGTTTTGGTTCGTTTGCTGTTTTAAGGAAATCGATTGGCTAAGTGATATGGACTTGCGGTCAAGACTCAACACCTGCCTAGAACTACTTTAGCCGTCATCAGCCAAAAAAACTTAAGGCATTCAACAGCCCCACAATATAAACAGGTGTTATTAAAACCTGTACTAATATCAACTAATCATCTAGCATTATATATTTCTCACATGGTAATTCTTATCATATAGCATGGATAGGcctaataaaaagtaattgatCACTGTTAATACTAATACTTGGGCTGTTAAACACACCCATCCGAAACTTAATACTCTGAATCGAAACATTTCATATAcagtttttcagaaaacaaacaggCACATCATAACACAGTCTGTTAAGTCATTACctgatttttcagttttagacAGTtgcaatgcaatttatatatatgtatatatatatattggtgaAATTGTAAAATAACCCATGGCCTACCATGCAAACTTGTGCCACCTGTTGCTTCCAGTGGTTTATGAATCGGATGCACTCATCTAAGCTCCGGAGGTCATTTAGGCCATGTTGACGTTGTCTTTGCTGCAGACAAACACAGAATAATTACCAAGAGTGTGGTGTACAAGTTATTATGGTCACAACCGAACACCGACGAACCATAACACATGTGAGTGAGTTAGTATTACCTGTGAACGAGTAGAAAAGACACCACTGCTATTCATGTAGCTGATGGGGGCAGAACTGTGGACCTGAATATCTTCTTCTGACAGCGCCCAGCGTACAACCCCAACAGAGTTACTCTGCTTCTGGGGCAATTCTGCAGAGGAACAGAACCACTGAATGTAACGTGTTACAGTAAAATAGAAACAACTGTATGCACTACAGACAGCTCTAATTGTGCAATATTAAAAGACAAAGAGAACAATAAGAGCCATACTTTTTTCCTTCATGATGCTCTTCATAGTCTTTGCCTGTTTACCTAAATGAGAGATAATTTTGGggatgtatttaaaataacaacaacaacaacaacaaatacaataacaatCATAAATTAGCGTATGAGTTAAAGCTACTTACTCATGGTGAAGTGAATGCTGAGGGTATCTGGTGAAACTGAACGTTGGTGCTCTCTCAGCCCCTCTTTTAGCTCATCGTATGCATAGTCTGAACTTTGGACCTCAATTATTACTGTCGTGATTGTATGAGGTGGCAGCCAAGAAAACCTACGTGTTGAGATATGGTCTTTCCCAGTAATGATTCAGAGAGTAGTCAAAATGGCATGATGCCAAAAAGGGAGGCAGTAAATATACTCACACACTGCATATCATGCGT
Proteins encoded in this window:
- the si:dkey-219e21.2 gene encoding E3 ubiquitin-protein ligase TRIM39, coding for MKSIMKEKKLPQKQSNSVGVVRWALSEEDIQVHSSAPISYMNSSGVFSTRSQQRQRQHGLNDLRSLDECIRFINHWKQQVAQVCMNEDDPGEGCSSQAERPDPRTERSLEESRKLILQWASELQSVDKLSKKHPWMKERINQEMEEDKDESEVLQKRVTKWAKEIQIVSESSGVLGDDLARLLRLLGLKKKRLVSLMPLLEFITWSLLKEDSKGMVPHLWLSAKQRIWKAGMARYIPNSVWNWILSAGADVTLDPMTNQPWLLLSADHKKVQEGQTESNVPCNPQRFDILPCVLGWEGYMSGRHYWEVEFANNGYWKVGVTTASSKRHGRFPMNPSTGYWVLWRSTRQFFACTNPETALPMLLVPQRMGIYIDYEEGQISFYNAENKSHIYTFTGHFREKLYPFFALLDGRGVITVWSPQEHSRF